In Salarias fasciatus chromosome 13, fSalaFa1.1, whole genome shotgun sequence, the sequence CCTTTGAATTCTCTGCCGTCTGGCAATGGGAGCAATTACTCTACGTGAGCTCTGCTGCAGACAGCCCTGCTGCACATCTATTACAGTTCTGTTTTGGTTTACCTGGACCAGACacccagggaaaaaaaaaaaaatcagctggtTTCATctcaaagaattaaaaaaaaatgcaatgtgaATAGAGACAAAGAGGACGAGAGATGAGCATCCATACATTATAAACCTCATTCACTTCCTACGGCTCTCCTATTCTGCCACCGGCGTTCAAGTGACAGATTCATTTCAGACCTTTTACAGTTCCACTTTGGTGACATGCAGCCACTTGACCTGCACAAGTCACCACCGTTCAAGCTCAGGAACCTAGAAAACCTTGCATGATTCAGATATCTGCCTTTGTTTCTGGAGTGCAGGGAGCTATTTATGCAAAAGAAAGGGGAGGATTAGAGAAAGCATTAAAAAATAGTGctgtaaaaacatttacaaaaaatgcAGATATGGTTTTACAATCCAAGTGTCTCATCGAGTGGATTCGGCACCAAACCACACACCTACAGCAATGTGGCAAGCAGCTCTAATGACTTTTACAATTAGCAGCGGGTTTGATTGTGCCGGGTATTTGTCTCAGTCCTGTAGCCGATCAATTAATCTGCCAGATAAATGATCGTGAGTCACAGATGGGGGAAAGGCCACAGCCCAGATTAATCAGCAGCcacagctccatcagcagctgtgACGTTCTACAAATCGTCCATTTAGATCCATCATCCTGACATTTTCTTACATGGCCCACATCCAGCTGCTGCGCCTCTTTCTCTTCCACCAGGAACAGCTGATTCTCTCTACATTTCAGTTAAtttcaaatcacacacacacaaaaaaagatccAGATGTTAAAAATACCAAACAGTTACcaacacagggagaaaatgcaaactccgcacagaATATTTTGAATCAGGTCAGTCTGGATTGTTGGCTTCATCACTTCACACTTTTCACATGGCTGCAGGCTCAGActgggaggacaggaagtgttgAAATGTTGTGGGTGTGTCACACACGGCTTCATATGCTAATGGATTGGATTTCTGTGTGGCTCATTATTATCATAATCATATTATATAttaaataattataattatCGATACTCTATCACCACCATCATTGTGTTTGTTGGAGTCACATGGGCTTCAAAAAAAGTTACATCTGATTGACCATGACCCTTTGAAGCTGAATTACATAATATGCTTGGCTGTTAAGAGATAACAAGGCTGTAAATTGCACTGTTAAGGCAACAGTGTCCCAATTTTACAAAATGTGGACATTACTGTCTTCAGAAAGTGTGACTGAGTTAGCCCTTATATGTAGAGCTACGAGTTTGCACAGTCCCAATCCAACTGTTTAGAAAGGTTATTCCATCAAAAAAACAGTGATTCACTGTTCTGTTACGGAACGTGTTCTCTGGATTTACCCGTTTGTGCAACTGGATTTAAAAGGCATCGAGATCTCATGTTTAATGCTCTTACATTAAACATGCTGAAGTGAATCCAGTATAAAATAGTCAAATCTATAGTGAACACAGCAGTAACTTGCTGAGAGAATACCTGCAAAAGGGAGCAACCACACAGACATACATCACTGGTCAAAATGGTTGATTATTACAGAATAATCGGTATTTGGAGAAATTACGTAACCCTGATACTGGGAGCTCTGGAGATAAAGACAATGCTGCCCTCTAGTGAAATAAGTGTGTAACCATTTGGTGGAAATATGAAGTGCCTTTGAATCTAATGGACGTTTTATCCATTTAATCCCTTAGACTACTTAGAAATTCCAAATGTCTGAAGCCAATTTCATTGCATCGACTTGCATGAAAGGTTCGACAAAGTGAGATTTCATTTTCTTGATCTACTCAGAAATGTAaccacactcaaacaaaaaaattccaaaataaGGTAAGATTTAAAAGTGTATTTACAAAACATATATACAATGAATCTCAAGAGGataaagatttatttatgtaaaaATATAACTATAAAagtatttcattttattgtgaaacatGATAAAAACTTTACAATGTACAATATACTTATAGCTTAAGTTGTGCTTCGACCCCCTCAGCCCCAAGGTTCGATTTTGGTAAGATTTTTTGGCATTAACAGGTCTGGAAAGGTCATTACAAGGAGTCGCAGCACAAACCCAGCAGTAACAGTAAGTCCAAGGTGCAGAGATCTTTAAAGTCTAATATCCCCATGAGAGACTGGTTTGGTCATACAGAGTTCTCTTCAAGTCTTTCAGATGTCCTAAaggacaacaaacaaaaaaaaaaaaaaaaagaaaaagtggatcttcatcacaagCGCCGGATGCTCCTCTTGCTGCGTGCGTTCCCCGGGGTATTTTGGGTCACCCTGGGGGCAGACAGGGGAGATCGGGGCATCACCGTCCTGCAGGGAGTCGAGCCGTGGAACGcctcctgacagcagctgcagaagtcGAAAAGGCAGCTGGGGCGAGTGCAGGTGGCCCTCTGGACCTCAGCCGAGTGGACGGCGGGCGAGCCGCAGCGTCTGCAAGGACGCAGGGACTCGTGCGTCTTCAGATTCCTGGCAGcctggagagagggagggagagaaacgtGCATGGTTGTTCATAATGTCAAACTTCCAGGAGACACATACATAACTACATCTGATTGAAACATGATAGAACAcccccataaaaaaaaacagtaaggAAACAAAAATCAGCAAAAGCTTTACTCACTTCCAAATATTTATCAAAGCGTGAACTCTGAGTGGGAAGAGACCCTCTGCTGGTCCTGCAGCttgatgaggaggatgatgaatTAGCGACGGAGGACAGGCTCTGCATGCAGGACAGCACCACCCTTGACACATCCCCTGTCAAATTTCTCTTTTTTAGAGAGCTTCTTGACTcctgaaaaacagtttgaattTCAGATTAGAACACTTCAAGACTTTAATCCATTGACTGATTTAGGCTTAGAGATGCAAAACCAGAGTGGCCCACATCACTTTTATGCGAGTTAATATTCAGAGGCACCGAAGCAAAGCCGTCTCAAAACACTTTAGCGCATTTCCTCACCCTGAGAGACTGTTCAGCCAGCTTGCATCTGCTCTCGGCTGCTGCATCCTCACAGATGATCGTCCTCCACGTCCGGCTGACTTTTTTGCAGCTATGAGATGAAGAACATGAGTTTGAGGTTATTAACAAAACtaccaaagaaaacacagcaataCGGCACACTTATAAATTGTTCTTGTTTTCATGCACACACTCTTGTGAGCAGAGTAGTTTATGATCACACATAATGACGAATGATTTCTGATGATGACAAAGAGTCAGTGAGTGCAGTATGTTACCTAATGAGATCCATGTCTCCCAGCAGAGCCAGGATGTTGGTTAGAATGGTTCTCATGTTCCTGGACAACAGCGATTCAAACATGTCGACATACTCCAGACCCATCTGACGCCCGATCACACGATCCAGAAGATGATCCTCTGCCACCTTCGATACGATGCTCCAATCGTACCTGAAAAACAAACGACAGTTACACCATCTGCCAGCAGCAAAACTCATTAAACTTTCCATTTAAATTTGTGTATGACAAAGAAGTTCaggaatatttttttcatgctaCAAAGCAGTAAACAACTACAACATGCACTCACTTCTTATTCTTCTGAAAGCCCTTTGCCAGTTCTTGACACACAGTCTGTTGAAACTTCCTTATGGGCAGGTTTGGGTCATCATATTGATTTGATGGCGTTGACGAAAGCGAGAACACCGGTGACCTCCTCTTGGAACAATGCACAGGCGTGAAGGATGTCGCCACAGACACCGGGCAGATGGGACTGACCCCCCTGTGTGACGGAGAGTTGGAGGCTGATCCCAGAAGGTGGCTGCTCTCCTCCGTCGCACTGACAGACACCCGACTG encodes:
- the fbxo5 gene encoding F-box only protein 5; protein product: MKCRGFESTTADRVDKESKMHLLKESPVKDHVFVKPQCHHADMPELSSPKSINSPFHDKENRTYSELNDTTLDSVLDDSGYLSLQNSRVSVSATEESSHLLGSASNSPSHRGVSPICPVSVATSFTPVHCSKRRSPVFSLSSTPSNQYDDPNLPIRKFQQTVCQELAKGFQKNKKYDWSIVSKVAEDHLLDRVIGRQMGLEYVDMFESLLSRNMRTILTNILALLGDMDLISCKKVSRTWRTIICEDAAAESRCKLAEQSLRESRSSLKKRNLTGDVSRVVLSCMQSLSSVANSSSSSSSCRTSRGSLPTQSSRFDKYLEAARNLKTHESLRPCRRCGSPAVHSAEVQRATCTRPSCLFDFCSCCQEAFHGSTPCRTVMPRSPLSAPRVTQNTPGNARSKRSIRRL